A genomic region of Plasmodium malariae genome assembly, chromosome: 14 contains the following coding sequences:
- the DPH6 gene encoding diphthine--ammonia ligase, putative: MNIVGLISGGKDSLQNLIYCSKYGHNIILLAHLLPYKNQNETDSYMYQSVGFELVQSIAKCLEKPLIQHQIKRKAVNIDLLYTYDSNDEVEDLYELLLEAKTKFPSINAVSCGAIKSNYQKKRLEHVCERLNLQILAYLWEKDQKELLQNMISDGMEAIIVKTAAYGLNKEHVGKSIKEMYEYLKMMNTKYGLNICGEGGEYETCTLDCSLYKYKIVIEEYEVIQHTDDSVCPVFLFKPLKWKLEKK; encoded by the exons atgaaTATTGTTGGTCTAATATCGGGAGGAAAAGACAGTTTACAAAACTTGATTTATTGTTCTAAATATGGTCataatatcatattattaGCTCACCTTCTACCATATAAGAATCAAA aTGAGACTGACAGTTATATGTATCAGAGTGTGGGTTTTGAACTTGTTCAATCAATTGCAAAATGTTTGGAAAAACCTTTGATTCAGCATCAAATTAAAA GAAAAGCAGTTAATATTGACTTGTTGTATACTTATGATTCTAATGATGAAGTTGAAGATTTGTATGAACTACTGCTCGAAGCTAAG ACAAAATTTCCCAGCATAAATGCAGTATCATGTGGGGCTATCAAGTCAAATTATCAGAAGAAGCGATTGGAACACGT TTGTGAAAGATTAAATTTGCAAATTTTAGCTTACTTGTGGGAAAAAGATCAg aAAGAACTGTTGCAAAATATGATTAGCGATGGCATGGAAGCAATAATTGTGAAAACTGCAGCATACg GGTTGAATAAAGAACATGTTGGCAAATCTATAAAAGAAATGTACGAATATCTAAAAATGATGAACACTAAATATGGCTTAAACATTTGTGGGGAAGGAGGAGAATATGAAACTTGTACATTGGATTGTTCACtatacaaatacaaaatagTTATTGAAGAATATGAAGTAATTCAGCATACAGATGATTCAGTATGCCccgtttttttatttaaacctTTAAAATGGaaacttgaaaaaaaatga
- a CDS encoding transcription factor with AP2 domain(s), putative translates to MNIPCNYNNININCSVSIKASDLLNNRNEGDNRSDHTSVENSWYNKGNVENNYISNNEKNVCMYSNFCNVLHSNNNNSINSSGNDIYYNIINSQNIDNTRTDEANKNINKNVCVNVEDTMNHKKKNSIKEKQSGISFVKCDIGNSLNIHDSLQHKQKDDNITHKSNICSNNVNVNVFGSNNTSDYINNSSSNVFNKGNLDIGNVVNAKLYHMVSMNTNSSDNGIVNYDENENDIVKGIQNDMHNANADGDKIRIDESKEYDSKVLYNNHLSKDDGAVNLEGASNYTCSSFLNNRECKKTEMNKYEAEDMYYTSKKAHACSSSNNQYGANTDSSCIKSAQSNVHNNLYRNVLMKGKESVGTDLIQKNNSILSDSVSDYGYRSNVENGDAPYTKLACQENKVSTDICSLNDAYNPISKISGNEMNSLNNNIIYNNIINNNIINNNIINNNIINNNIINNNIINNNNFMHTLKRTINESMCTKIVNECKLNNNNNLFNGVNNTEDTSIIVNHVEGVRNGDNVNGSCGHVCGKVNNGSNKIRNILLNDNLINTNNSTNESSSCSRYENEKMNVQDSINGKEENALLYAASFNPQKMILSSKNELIENCSSTVNNLNTFDNCKYFEKKQVSTDSLVYLENSERGEFFPNKENYDPIKSNGILAAHINNIKPISTYENKNNEGAPQSLHNQYSTSCTTSTDSKLKVYHTPSCPITVDKNYIPLEEIIENKKIINDNNVVDISPCSCTLLDSSNIVYIPSNYEHNMDSAIVKKDINSCLQVKRNLYTENNYFHNKPDVDKQIYTSNLDKNNNSINTKMILRNCDYVYNDKNEIITNRVCHKEESDIMGSYVDLVPIKKCRTELKNTYGYDSLENRSNDVNISEACNVISNSLSANHKDAYYDYYVKNDSACMCGEGGDSSSVIGNNNNTNINKDGSISNKDQKFKINPIHVGFKSDENNVDDSFSMCKLLDHASGNNIRVNDININNFSQNNNDAIYNYNPSVAGTQNSYNVNNNLSNNIKHNPSNSLGNHLVSNMEQNMNNNIYEKISSSPQKDDKKIFGECMASSDDVRQVSKKETNTKECNTNMLNEMIQMERDLLNKKNELCKEKNTEVSTYANMNLTEDVNSDCMQMNHNEKVNYVNIKKKKKKKKMDELINDEKINIEHLKGNFKGFIKDVVMPFKNNCKKSKTYELCAGSNNNNNNNSSNDNNNNNNNDNTNEICRENYKTYEAYNSQNSINEICEKFFFFKKNVWPYINNNYINCDILKDKSREKSVDDKMSNKNVTYPLCSTKAFELCDNKNIVNKNRSNYLSEQKYYETFISPCKNEEELNYEQNLMHNKTSYEKINDNEKNMERYYNLYNNNCSNNKNEECKLEKSEEQFMYENERITNIINNFTTNDNSENYIPSLCDSLKVRMVNEENGVSPQNWIKNNNEFLNTSVSKFGRNQFSGNNSNIIRNSNSDSNTNSVNGENDKNRRVQLFHLHHFNGKKKKNEVCSNDFIHNNRDLYNNHQIIENNRDAVPSLIKRNVPSTVNTINEQNNLSKIKNGASTYNCNSNGIAISLTANHNVSDVSNCGGDNGGNEDQTTVNHMYNVNFVGKQNVYKTNSSSSGLLRTSCGTLNYSTNKNMDVLKNISGVNSVSGMNTVNNSSSMNSTNSISGVNNINSVSSMHRGDKTNYQQDKHNVSGEQTKKSFPKNIIHTKVMYDRTNNLQFGYDNKCESSILNSIEVACNNNQTCRNFLQPVKNGENGSVVINSNGDKCSNGIVINTCQPNNNNSITTTTTATTTSATTTSATTTTATTATTTTTTTTNNNNNNSADENILQDNFLKLCNSHYKITNNIKELNINKLYNNMMNKSSDKSSSCNLVYLGNNVPTCDVNKDNRNNKWPVGLNCSSNIPFHGNYTLNNDNGKGISSNDKAALANSTTAVGGVNGLLNKDSCPIRGKKRRRKNSGNATTTATAAAPNSGRCLKKVKPKESKENNDELYQKAKFLPKITGVSYDRKQNLWVSHWRSNCKTVHKYFSVKKYGFQNARLLAINCRKQNVKYNVANNILNYKSSGKSCSLLKDMVLSNNENNVHYADHNNYLYELNMKKVNAKSQSIKKRRKKKDENNEKKNSVSENVQNGGEEKRAKNNFDQTNCSKNQLVLSNMSSKTKYEQVGVGRKMGNQMDMQTSLQCVEKKKNETSSANSSTKMVNKNAYKKKRNTLQKISNENDKMCYQQDINENFDKPRDDTNINKCMNGNIKHENKIKDNQIDGFLEKKKNVINSHLYKKLINNHLYNKLINNQLSDGKTNNNNIFCNLINSSFYINVINNNLNAHMKKKKNQIINEQTENYTNHENFNNTTFYRKNKCTSNTFTDNQSVNNLCQENSYLNSNPYNASSVYNNKLMTPIVHTSDSHYAKNNEKLNNKNNTCVSDTSQLTSTQVVQNCSNMCRKSDAQSCSSSQNNSGTQNYNNLQNNCNSYNSNNHFKEKSTYFGENREFFTGNVTNEMKKNFVSNNELVRNNSMFLKSQHNVDDNHTNSINNSDIVMNRRSSINKKSSMNNENNRDSRNDISNITRSNKKNEDMNSCRMNELISNNNNIHEGGNELLSKNILIQNKQFLNNNNNKNFRDRGGILNENSFSNNEQFFNDTKFAANYNKCENINQCLGQFYDDCKYNDILNCSEIENSCINDNYFKSDQINGNVFDGQAKKISAQFGVDKLSYTNLNSTYISNTNTASNGDQMDNGKNKLMISKITTKYILTDIKNKCLRNCSINFLKSFPDIKNIINKHIVKISEANSINTIKPYIHLFSNLLEKRKLLHMLSPNTQELYIYNLQKLPL, encoded by the coding sequence ATGAACATCCCGTgtaattacaataatataaatattaactgTTCAGTGTCTATAAAAGCTTCAGATTTATTGAATAACAGAAATGAAGGTGATAATAGATCAGATCATACGTCTGTTGAAAATAGTTGGTATAATAAAGGAAACgttgaaaataattacatcagtaataatgaaaaaaatgtgtgCATGTATAGTAACTTTTGTAATGTATTACATAgcaacaataacaatagtatAAACAGTTCAGGTAATGATAtttattacaatattattaactcgcaaaatatagataatacACGTACGGATGAggctaataaaaatataaacaagaATGTGTGTGTAAATGTAGAAGACACAAtgaatcataaaaaaaaaaatagcattaAAGAAAAGCAAAGTGGTATTTCTTTTGTTAAGTGTGATATAGGGAACAGTTTGAATATTCATGATTCCTTACAACATAAACAGAAAGATGATAACATAACACACAAGAGTAATATATGTAGCAACAATGTAAACGTTAATGTATTTGGAAGTAATAATACTTcagattatataaataattcatcTAGTAACGTGTTCAATAAGGGAAACCTAGATATTGGCAATGTTGTTAACGCTAAACTTTACCACATGGTTAGTATGAACACGAATAGCAGTGATAATGGTATTGTTAATTATGACGAGAATGAAAATGATATTGTTAAAGGTATTCAGAATGATATGCATAATGCTAATGCTGATGGtgataaaataagaattgaTGAAAGCAAGGAGTATGATAGTAAAGTATTGTATAATAATCATCTTAGTAAAGATGATGGAGCTGTAAATTTAGAAGGTGCGTCTAATTATACATGTAGttcatttttgaataatagagaatgtaaaaaaacagaaatgaacaaatatgaAGCTGAAGATATGTACTACACAAGTAAAAAAGCTCATGCATGCTCAAGTAGTAACAATCAGTATGGTGCAAACACAGACTCATCCTGTATTAAGAGTGCACAAAGTAATGTGCATAATAACTTGTACAGAAATGTACTCATGAAGGGAAAGGAAAGTGTAGGTACTGACCTAATTCAAAAGAACAATAGTATTTTAAGTGATAGCGTTTCCGATTATGGATATAGATCTAATGTTGAAAATGGTGATGCACCATATACCAAATTAGCTTGCCAAGAAAACAAAGTTTCAACTGATATTTGTAGTTTAAATGATGCATACAATCCTATTTCCAAGATTAGTGGTAATGAAATGAATTcactaaataataatataatatacaataatatcataaataataatataattaataataatattataaataacaacattattaataacaaCATTATCAATAACaacataattaataataacaactTTATGCACACTTTGAAGAGGACTATAAATGAGAGCATGTGTACAAAAATAGTAAATGAATGTAAGTtgaataacaataataatttattcaatGGAGTAAATAACACGGAGGATACAAGTATTATCGTTAACCATGTAGAAGGTGTTAGAAATGGGGATAATGTGAACGGTAGTTGTGGTCATGTTTGTGGAAAAGTCAACAATGGAAGTAACAAGATTAGGAATATTTTGCTAAATGATAACCTTATAAATACTAATAATAGCACAAATGAGAGTTCAAGTTGTAGTAGGTATGAAAATGAGAAAATGAATGTACAAGATTCAATTAATGGAAAGGAAGAAAATGCATTATTATATGCAGCTAGTTTTAACCCACAGAAAATGATATTAAGTAGTAAAAACGAACTCATTGAAAATTGTTCTAGTACAGTAAATAATTTGAACACTTTTgataattgtaaatattttgaaaaaaagcaAGTGAGTACGGATAGTTTAGTTTATCTGGAGAATAGTGAAAGAGGGGAGTTTTTCccgaataaagaaaattacgATCCTATCAAGAGCAACGGTATCCTTGCtgcacatataaataatatcaaaCCAATATCAACTTACGAAAATAAGAACAATGAGGGTGCCCCACAAAGTTTACACAACCAATATAGTACGAGCTGTACTACTTCTACGGATTCTAAGTTAAAAGTATATCATACCCCATCTTGTCCCATAACAGTTGATAAGAATTATATACCTTTAGAGGAgattattgaaaataaaaaaattataaatgataataatgttGTTGATATTTCCCCTTGCTCTTGTACATTACTTGATAGTAGTAACATTGTTTATATACCAAGTAATTATGAACATAATATGGATAGTGCAATTGTTAAAAAAGACATAAATTCGTGTTTACAAGTGAAAAGAAACTTATATACAGAGAATAATTATTTCCATAATAAGCCAGATGTAGATAAGCAAATTTATACAAGTAACCTagataagaataataatagcatCAATACAAAAATGATTTTGAGAAATTGCGATTACGTGTACAATGATAAGAATGAAATAATCACTAATAGAGTATGTCATAAGGAGGAAAGCGATATAATGGGTAGTTATGTAGACCTAGTGCCTATCAAAAAGTGTAGAACAGAATTAAAGAACACATATGGATATGACTCCCTAGAAAATAGATCAAATGACGTAAATATCAGTGAAGCTTGTAATGTTATAAGTAATAGCTTGAGCGCTAATCATAAAGATGcttattatgattattatgTGAAAAATGATAGTGCATGTATGTGCGGAGAAGGCGGTGATAGTTCCTCAGTCATagggaataataataacacgaatattaataaagatGGTAGCATATCGAACAAAGAtcaaaaattcaaaattaacCCTATTCATGTAGGATTCAAGAGCGATGAAAATAACGTTGATGATAGTTTTAGCATGTGCAAATTACTTGATCATGCTAGTGGAAATAATATAAGGGTTAACgacataaacataaataattttagccagaataataatgatgctatttataattacaatCCGTCTGTTGCTGGCACACAAAACAGCTACAATGTGAATAATAATTTGAGCAATAATATAAAGCACAATCCGAGCAACAGTCTGGGTAATCATTTGGTCAGTAATATGGAGCAGAATATGAACAACAATATTTATGAGAAGATATCGAGTTCTCCCCAAAAGGACGATAAGAAAATATTCGGTGAATGTATGGCAAGCTCAGATGATGTCAGACAAGTGTCAAAAAAGGAAACTAATACGAAAGAGTGTAATACAAATATGCTGAACGAAATGATTCAAATGGAAAGAGatttattaaacaaaaaaaatgaattatgtAAGGAGAAAAATACAGAAGTTTCAACATATGCAAACATGAATTTAACAGAGGACGTAAATTCTGACTGTATGCAAATGAATCATAATGAGAAagtaaattatgtaaatataaaaaaaaaaaaaaaaaaaaaaaaaatggatgaaTTGattaatgatgaaaaaataaatattgagcatttaaaaggaaattttAAAGGTTTTATCAAAGACGTCGTTATgccttttaaaaataattgtaaaaagaGTAAAACGTATGAATTATGTGCCGGgagtaacaataacaataataataacagcagtaatgacaataataataacaataataacgACAATACAAATGAAATATGCCGAGAGAATTATAAAACTTATGAAGCATATAATTCTCAAAATagtataaatgaaatttgcgaaaaattttttttttttaaaaagaatgtatggccatatataaataacaattatataaattgtgatatattaaaagataaatcAAGAGAAAAAAGTGTGGACGACAAAATGAGTAACAAAAATGTGACTTATCCATTATGTAGTACTAAAGCATTTGAATTGtgtgataataaaaatattgttaataaaaataggagTAACTATTTAAgtgaacaaaaatattatgagaCATTTATAAGTCCttgtaaaaatgaagaagaattaaattatgaacaaaatttaATGCATAATAAAACTAGTTATGAAAAGATAAAtgacaatgaaaaaaacatggagagatattataatttgtacAATAACAattgtagtaataataaaaatgaagaatgtAAGCTAGAAAAAAGTGAAGAACAGTTTATGtatgaaaatgaaagaatcactaatataattaacaaCTTTACCACAAATGACAATTCAGAAAATTATATCCCGTCATTATGTGACTCGTTAAAAGTTCGAATGGTTAATGAGGAAAACGGAGTTTCCCCTCAAAATTggattaaaaataacaacgAATTTTTAAACACTAGTGTAAGCAAATTTGGAAGAAATCAGTTCAGtggtaataatagtaacattATCAGAAACAGTAATAGTGATAGTAATACAAATAGCGTTAATGgtgaaaatgataaaaataggCGAGTTCAATTGTTTCACCTCCATCATTttaatgggaaaaaaaagaagaatgaAGTTTGTTCTAATgattttatacataataataggGATCTCTATAATAACCACcaaataattgaaaataatCGTGATGCTGTACCTAGtctaattaaaagaaatgtCCCTAGTACTGTAAATActataaatgaacaaaataatttaagtaaaattaaaaatggtGCTTCTACTTATAACTGTAATTCAAACGGAATTGCTATTTCTCTTACCGCGAATCATAATGTTAGTGATGTGTCTAATTGTGGAGGTGACAATGGGGGGAATGAGGATCAAACCACTGTTAACCATATGTACAATGTAAATTTTGTTGGAAAACAAAATGTGTATAAAAccaatagtagtagtagtggtCTTCTTCGAACTAGCTGTGGAACGCTGAATTATTCAACGAATAAAAACATggatgttttaaaaaatattagcgGTGTGAATAGTGTTAGTGGCATGAATACTGTTAACAATTCTAGCAGTATGAATAGTACTAACAGTATTAGCGGAgtgaataatattaacagtgTTAGTAGTATGCATCGTGGcgataaaacaaattatcaACAAGATAAGCACAATGTTAGTGGAGAGCAGACAAAAAAATCTTTtcctaaaaatataatacacacGAAAGTCATGTATGATAGaacaaataatttacaatttggatatgataataaatgtGAATCATCCATTTTAAACAGTATAGAAGTAGCTTGTAATAACAACCAAACCTGTCGAAATTTTTTGCAACCAGTGAAAAATGGGGAAAATGGTAGTGTCGTTATTAATTCAAATGGGGACAAGTGCTCCAACGGAATTGTCATCAACACATGTCAacctaataataataattcgattactactactactactgctactactacttcGGCTACTACTACTTCggctactactactactgctactactgctactacaACAACAactactactactaataataataataataactcCGCAGATGAAAATATCTTACAGGATAACTTCTTAAAACTGTGTAATAGCcattataaaattactaataatataaaagaattgaATATTAACaagttatataataatatgatgaATAAGTCCAGCGATAAAAGTTCTAGCTGTAATCTTGTTTATCTTGGCAATAATGTGCCCACTTGTGATGTAAATAAAGACAATAGGAACAATAAATGGCCAGTTGGTTTAAACTGCTCTAGTAATATACCTTTTCATGGAAATTATACCCTTAACAATGATAATGGTAAAGGGATTAGCAGTAATGATAAGGCAGCCCTTGCAAACAGTACTACTGCCGTAGGAGGTGTAAATGGCTTATTGAACAAGGACAGTTGTCCCataagaggaaaaaaaagaagaagaaagaaCAGCGGTAATGCTACAACCACTGCTACTGCTGCCGCTCCTAACAGTGGTAGATGtcttaaaaaagtaaaaccCAAGGaatcaaaagaaaataatgacGAATTATACCAGAAAGCAAAATTTTTACCAAAAATCACAGGAGTGAGTTATGACAGAAAACAAAACTTATGGGTATCTCACTGGAGGTCTAATTGTAAAactgtacataaatatttttccgttaaaaaatatggattTCAAAATGCAAGGTTACTAGCTATTAATTGTAGAAAACAGAATGTGAAATATAATGTagcaaataatattttaaattataagtCATCTGGTAAATCTTGTTCCCTATTGAAAGATATGGTACTaagtaataatgaaaacaatGTTCATTATGCAgatcataataattatttatatgaattaaatatgaaaaaagttaATGCTAAAAGTCAGTCAAtcaaaaagagaagaaagaaaaaggatgaaaataatgaaaaaaagaattcaGTTTCGGAAAATGTGCAAAATGgaggagaagaaaaaagggctaaaaataattttgatcAAACCAACTGTAGTAAGAACCAACTTGTACTATCAAATATGAGCAGCAAAACTAAGTATGAGCAAGTAGGTGTAGGAAGGAAAATGGGAAATCAAATGGACATGCAAACCTCGTTACAAtgtgtagaaaaaaaaaaaaatgaaacatcCTCTGCAAATAGTAGTACCAAAatggtaaataaaaatgcgtacaagaaaaaaagaaataccttacaaaaaatttctaatgaaaatgataaaatgtgCTACCAACAAgacataaatgaaaattttgacAAACCTCGTGatgatacaaatataaacaaatgtatgaatggaaatataaaacatgaGAACAAGATAAAAGATAACCAAATAGATGGTTTCcttgagaaaaaaaaaaatgtgataAACAGTCACTTATACAAGAAACTGATAAACAATCATTTGTATAATAAGTTAATAAATAATCAGTTAAGTGATGGTAAAActaataataacaacatattctgtaatttaattaatagcagtttttatatcaatgttattaataataatttaaatgcacatatgaagaagaaaaaaaatcaaatcataaatgaacaaacagaaaattatacaaatcatgaaaattttaacaacACTACTttttacagaaaaaataaatgtaccaGCAACACCTTTACTGATAATCAATCTGTAAATAATCTATGTCAAGAAAATTCATATCTGAACAGTAATCCTTATAATGCTAGCAGTGTGTACAATAACAAACTTATGACACCTATAGTACACACAAGTGATAGCCATTATGCCAAAAACAATGAAAAgttgaataataaaaataatacctGTGTGAGTGATACCAGTCAACTAACGAGCACTCAAGTGGTGCAGAATTGTAGTAATATGTGCAGAAAAAGCGACGCGCAGAGTTGTAGCAGCTCTCAAAATAATAGCGGCAcacaaaattataacaacTTACAAAATAATTGTAACTCATATAATTCCAATAACCATTTCAAAGAGAAAAGTACGTATTTCGGTGAAAACAGAGAATTTTTCACAGGTAATGTGACCAAtgaaatgaagaaaaattttgtatCTAATAATGAGCTTGTGAGAAATAATTCAATGTTTTTGAAAAGCCAACATAATGTTGATGACAACCATACAAATAGCATTAATAATAGTGATATCGTCATGAACAGAAGAAGCagtataaacaaaaaaagtagtatgaataatgaaaataatagagACAGTCGAAACGACATTAGCAACATTACGAggagtaataaaaaaaatgaagatatgAATTCATGTAGAATGAATGAGCTCatttcaaataataataacatacaTGAAGGTGGTAACGAGCTTTTAAGTAAGAACATTCTAATTCAAAATAAACAGTTTTtgaataataacaataataaaaattttagagACAGAGGAGgaattttaaatgaaaattccttttcaaataatgagcaattttttaatgataccAAATTTGCAgctaattataataaatgcgAAAACATAAATCAGTGCTTAGGCCAATTTTATGATGActgtaaatataatgatatacTAAACTGTTCAGAAATAGAAAATTCGTGcataaatgataattattttaaaagcgATCAAATTAATGGTAATGTATTTGATGGTcaagcaaaaaaaattagtgcACAATTTGGTGTTGATAAATTAAGCTATACCAATTTAAATAGCACATATATAAGCAATACAAATACAGCTAGTAATGGGGATCAAATGGATAATGGGAAAAACAAGTTAATGATATCAAAGATTactacaaaatatatattgactgatataaaaaataaatgcttAAGAAATTgttctattaattttttaaaaagctttccagatataaaaaatattattaataaacacATTGTTAAAATTTCAGAAGCAAATTCCATTAATACAATTAAGCCttacattcatttatttagtaatttattggaaaaaagaaaattactTCATATGTTATCACCAAATACGCAGGAACTGTACATTTACAATTTACAAAAACTGCCTctttaa